From Pontibacillus yanchengensis, the proteins below share one genomic window:
- a CDS encoding protein-glutamine gamma-glutamyltransferase — MLQVSGNPFQITESLNVGRMEKEILQQMQNVGELYAYPSIQSLLFDITFRKNMMESAKDMNESDVSFEGFAYATCNLTYWNLTPAGGFLIKPYVLPSDAIRDIFSENSSLYAFECATASVINFYHAMLNSIGTSMFNAYFPNLYLYSWHTDPDLGLYTFYANHYLPGDVVYFSNPDFSQENSSYRGENAIAMTGGKFFGHGIGIETAEEIIQFLNEKRRPRSKQSAYLTRSVTRLSQESLEKFAYQQRDYNVQKMSLFVIHHNITSISSSHYLRYLLKGTRRI; from the coding sequence ATGTTACAAGTATCAGGGAATCCTTTCCAAATAACAGAATCATTGAATGTTGGAAGGATGGAAAAAGAGATACTTCAACAAATGCAAAACGTTGGTGAATTATATGCTTATCCTTCCATACAATCATTGTTATTTGATATTACATTTCGAAAAAATATGATGGAGAGCGCAAAAGACATGAATGAAAGCGATGTTTCATTTGAAGGATTTGCCTATGCTACATGCAACCTTACTTACTGGAATTTGACGCCAGCAGGCGGATTCCTAATAAAACCCTATGTTCTTCCATCTGATGCCATACGAGATATTTTTTCTGAAAACAGCAGCCTTTATGCATTTGAATGTGCGACAGCGAGTGTGATCAACTTTTATCATGCCATGTTAAATAGTATTGGCACTTCCATGTTTAATGCCTATTTTCCAAACCTTTATTTGTATAGTTGGCACACTGATCCTGACCTAGGTCTATATACGTTTTATGCGAATCATTATTTACCTGGGGATGTGGTGTATTTTAGTAACCCTGACTTCAGCCAGGAGAATTCTAGTTATAGAGGCGAAAATGCCATCGCTATGACTGGAGGAAAATTTTTTGGACACGGCATTGGAATAGAGACTGCTGAAGAAATCATACAATTTCTAAATGAAAAAAGACGGCCAAGAAGTAAGCAGTCAGCTTATTTAACCCGTTCCGTCACAAGACTTTCCCAAGAGAGTTTAGAGAAATTTGCGTACCAGCAAAGAGACTACAATGTTCAAAAGATGTCACTGTTTGTGATACACCACAATATAACTTCTATATCTTCGTCACATTATCTACGTTATCTACTAAAAGGAACTCGGCGAATCTGA